One region of Streptomyces rishiriensis genomic DNA includes:
- a CDS encoding sulfurtransferase, whose translation MNAIITASELTGDLAGENPPVVLDVRWQLSVAKAAGEPPFDGRAAYEAGHVPGAVYVDLDRELAGAPGGRGRHPLPDLALFGSAMRRAGVSAGRPVVVYDGGQGWAAARAWWLLRWTGHPDVRVLDGGLPSWQGDLSRDVPARAEGDFEPVPGATGLLDADGAAALARSGVLFDARAGERYRGEVEPIDRVGGHIPGAVSAPTNDNVGPDGRFLAAEDLRDRFEGLGASDGTEVGVYCGSGVSGAHEVLALAVAGIPAALYVGSWSEWSSDPARPVAVGPDPR comes from the coding sequence ATGAACGCCATCATCACCGCATCGGAACTGACCGGCGACCTGGCGGGGGAGAACCCGCCGGTCGTCCTCGACGTCCGCTGGCAGCTCAGCGTGGCGAAAGCGGCGGGGGAGCCGCCGTTCGACGGGCGCGCCGCGTACGAGGCCGGACATGTGCCCGGCGCGGTCTACGTCGACCTGGACCGGGAGCTCGCGGGAGCGCCGGGCGGTCGTGGCCGGCACCCGCTGCCCGACCTCGCGCTGTTCGGTTCCGCGATGCGCCGAGCGGGTGTCTCGGCGGGCCGGCCGGTGGTCGTGTACGACGGCGGGCAGGGCTGGGCGGCGGCCCGCGCGTGGTGGCTGCTGCGCTGGACGGGTCACCCGGACGTGCGGGTCCTCGACGGCGGGTTGCCGTCGTGGCAGGGGGATCTCTCGCGTGACGTCCCCGCGCGCGCGGAGGGCGACTTCGAGCCGGTGCCGGGCGCCACGGGGCTTCTCGACGCCGACGGGGCCGCCGCTCTCGCCCGCTCCGGAGTGCTGTTCGACGCCCGTGCGGGGGAGCGGTACCGGGGTGAGGTCGAACCGATCGACCGGGTCGGCGGGCACATTCCCGGTGCCGTCTCCGCGCCCACGAACGACAACGTGGGCCCGGACGGCCGATTCCTGGCCGCCGAGGACCTGCGGGACCGCTTCGAGGGGCTGGGGGCGTCCGACGGCACCGAGGTCGGCGTGTACTGCGGCTCGGGCGTCTCCGGCGCCCACGAGGTGCTGGCCCTGGCGGTCGCGGGGATCCCGGCGGCCCTGTACGTCGGCTCCTGGTCGGAGTGGTCCTCGGACCCGGCCCGGCCGGTCGCCGTGGGCCCCGATCCCCGGTAG
- the sepH gene encoding septation protein SepH: protein MPELRVVAVSNDGTRLVLKAADSTEYTLPIDERLRAAVRGDRPRLGQIEIEVESHLRPRDIQARIRAGATAEEVAQMAGIPVDRVRRFEGPVLAERAFMAERARKTPVRRPGENAGPQLGEAVQERLVLRGADKDTVQWDSWRRDDGTWEVLLVYLVAGEPHSASWTYDPPRRLVQAVDDEARSLIGESDDLAAPEPSFPFVPRIARLPRDRPLDRALDRPSLPAQPSEPAEESTGERERDSLTSLLEAVPSFRGDMVVPERPADPAAEEPEEQEPVTEEPPAPAASAGSAYADVLMPRSVGSHRDRLIGATDRQAEADGVRPGRRAAVPSWDEIVFGTRRKKQE, encoded by the coding sequence ATGCCCGAACTGCGTGTCGTGGCCGTCTCGAATGACGGCACACGGCTGGTGCTGAAGGCTGCGGACAGCACGGAGTACACGCTTCCGATCGATGAGCGTCTGCGCGCCGCCGTCCGCGGCGACCGTCCCCGCCTCGGCCAGATCGAGATCGAGGTGGAGAGCCATCTCCGCCCCCGTGACATCCAGGCGCGTATACGTGCCGGTGCCACCGCCGAAGAAGTCGCCCAGATGGCCGGCATCCCTGTCGACCGGGTGCGCCGCTTCGAGGGCCCCGTGCTGGCCGAGCGTGCCTTCATGGCCGAGCGAGCCCGGAAGACTCCGGTCCGTCGGCCCGGCGAGAACGCCGGCCCCCAACTCGGCGAGGCCGTCCAGGAACGTCTGGTGCTGCGCGGCGCCGACAAGGACACCGTCCAGTGGGACTCGTGGCGTCGCGACGACGGCACCTGGGAAGTCCTGCTGGTCTACCTGGTCGCGGGCGAACCCCACTCGGCGAGCTGGACGTACGACCCGCCCCGGCGGCTCGTCCAGGCCGTCGACGACGAGGCCCGTTCGCTGATCGGCGAGTCCGACGACCTGGCCGCTCCCGAGCCCAGTTTCCCGTTCGTCCCGCGCATCGCACGGCTTCCGCGCGACCGTCCGCTGGACCGCGCGCTCGACCGGCCCAGCCTGCCGGCCCAGCCGTCCGAGCCGGCCGAGGAGAGCACCGGCGAGCGGGAACGCGACTCGCTGACCAGCCTGTTGGAGGCGGTGCCGAGTTTCCGTGGCGACATGGTCGTGCCGGAGCGCCCGGCGGATCCCGCCGCGGAGGAGCCCGAGGAGCAGGAGCCGGTCACCGAGGAACCCCCGGCGCCGGCCGCCTCCGCCGGATCCGCCTACGCGGACGTCCTCATGCCGCGCTCGGTGGGCAGCCACCGCGATCGCCTCATCGGCGCCACCGACCGGCAGGCCGAGGCGGACGGCGTCCGTCCGGGCCGCCGGGCCGCGGTGCCGAGCTGGGACGAGATCGTGTTCGGCACGCGGCGGAAGAAGCAGGAGTAA